The DNA segment CGACGACGCAGACCCTCATCGCCGCTTCATGCTGCGAAGTGGACGAACTGCTCCCGGCCGGGGCCGACCCCGACCAGGCTGACCGGCACGCCGGCCTGTGCGGCGAGGAACTCGACGTAGTCGCGCGCGGCCTGAGGCAGGTCGGCAAGCGACGTCGCCTCCGTGAGGTCGGCATGCCAACCCGGTAGCTCCTCGTAGATCGGTGTGACCTTGTGCAGCACCGACTGGTGGTAGGGCACGTGCTCGTAGCGCTCGCCGTCGGCCTCGTAGGCAACGCACACCTTCAGCGTGTCGAACACGTCGAGCACGTCGAGCTTCGTCAGCGCGACCTCGGTGAGGCTGTTGAGCCGGACCGCGTGCCGCAACATGACCGCGTCGAACCAGCCGGTGCGCCGGCGTCGACCGGTGTTGGTGCCGAACTCGTGGCCTCGCTCGACGAGCAGTTCACCCTGCTCGTCGAACAGCTCGGTCGGGAACGGCCCCGCGCCGACGCGCGTCACGTACGCCTTGGCGATCCCGATGATGCGCTGGATGTCGCGTGGGCCGACGCCGGCGCCCGTGCAAGCGCCTCCCGCACACGGGTTCGACGACGTGACGAACGGATACGTGCCCTGGTCGAGGTCGAGGAACGTGGCTTGCGCGCCCTCGAACAGCACGTGCTGGCCCGCCTCGAGCGCCCGGTGCACCAGGTCGACGGTGTCGGAGATCATCGGCTCGATGCGCGGCGCCAGCTCTTCGAGGTACTGCGCGGCGATGTCGTCGGCGCGCAGCGCGAGGCGGTTGTACACCTTGGCGAGGATGAGGTTCTTCTCCTTCAGGACGACGTCGAGCTTCTCGCGGAAGATCTTCGGGTCGAGCAGGTCCTGTACGCGCAGGCCCACTCTCGCCGCCTTGTCCGCGTAGGCCGGGCCGATTCCCCGCTTCGTCGTGCCCAGCCGCGCCTTGCCCAGATAGCGCTCGGTCACCCGGTCGAGCTCCCGGTGGTACGGCATGATCAGGTGGGCGTTGCCGCTCACCCGCAACCGGCTGCAGTCGACGCCACGGGCGGTCAACATGTCGACCTCGTCGAGCAGCACCCCGGGGTCGACCACCACGCCGTTTCCGATGACCGGGGTGATGAACGGATAGAGGACGCCGCTCGGGACGAGCTGGAGCGCGAACGCCTCACCGTCGACGACGATGGTGTGCCCCGCGTTGTGGCCGCCCTGGTACCGGACGACCATCGACATCTCCTTGGCGAGGAGGTCGGTGAGCTTGCCCTTGCCCTCGTCGCCCCACTGGGTACCGACGACCACGGTTCCGGGCACGCGCGTCTCCTACGGGAAAAACCTACAGCGGTCCGGTGAGTATAGACGGCCCGGTTGCTCGAGTCGCGGGAAGCTACGGCGCGCTGTGGTTGACGACTTTGATGGTCCAGGACCCTCGAGCCTTGATGACGAGCCGGAAGGTGCCCGACCCCACCGGGTAGGTCGCGCCGCCGCCGGCACCGACCTGGTTGACGACAGTGCCGAAGTCCCGGTCGCCCGTGATCGCGACTTGGAGGCTTGCACCCGTGGTCTCCCAGCGGATCTCCCAGCCTTCCTTCACCGTGAAGGATTTCGTCTCCTGGTCACCGTCGCCGTTTGACTCAGCGACGACGTCGCGCTCGGCGGTGGGGCTTCCTTTGCGCGTCGAGACGGCGTTGTTCGGCGGTTTGTGATCGTCTCCGCGAAACGCGAAGAACGCGCCGACCGCGGCCGCCGCGACGAGCAGAACGATGAGAGCGAGCACCAAGGGAAGCCGGCTCGTGGACGACTCGGTGGCCGTGCCATCCCCGTACGGGAGGTCGGGTTCGGACATCTCGGCGGCCGATCCTAGGGTTCGAGCGGGCGGGGTCGGCGCACCCGGTGGGCGCCCCGACCCCGCGTCCATGTACGGCGTGATCATTTCGTTTTGAAGTACGCGCCCTGGAGCGTCGTGGCGTCGGAGACCGTCACCATCATCTGGTAACACTTGCTCGCCCCTGAGGGCGTCGCCCAGTTGAAGATGAACTGGCCATCGGTGCTGCTGTAGCGGAGCCCGGTGCCACCCGTCGCCGTCGCCGTGATGACATCAGGATCAATGACGCCGGTGTCACACGCCACGGCGGAGTACGACACGCTCATGCCTGTCGTGCCCGTGACCTGGTTGGTGCCGGTGTACACCCGGAACTTCAACGGCACCGTGCTGCCCGCCTTGACCAGGTTGTACACCCTCGTGCCGCCGGGCGCCGTCATGTCGACAGGGCTGTAGAAGCCCTCGATACGGAGGTTGACCGTCAGCGCTCCGTTGACGAAGTTGATCGCGTAGTTCGCCGAGCTCAGGCCGCTGGGCACGATGTCGTACTTGCCGGCGGGGGTCGACGGCCCGACGGCCACCACCGCGTTGGTCACCTGGTCTCGCACCTGGAACGCGAGCGTCCCGAGGAGGTTCGACGGGCCCTCGCCGCTGACGAAGCCGGAGTAGCCGGCCGTGAACGTCGGAGCGCTGCCACCCGACACCATCGACTTGCTGTCGGCCGTGACGGTCAACGGCTTCGGGGTGATGTTGGCCGTTGCAGTGAGCGTGCCCGGCAGGTTGTAGTAGTTGCCGGCGTCCAACCCACCGAGGGTGAGTCCGTTGGCGGTCACGATCTTGCCGGTGCCCGCATTCGACGAGTCGAACGTGGCGGTGCCACCCGAGATCGTCAGGTCGTCACCCGGGACTGCGTCGCTGACCGTGCGGCTCGTGATCGTCGCCGCGTTGGTGCCGTCGTACGCCTTGTTGGCCACGGTGAATCCGCCCTGCGCGTTCTTCTTGAAGATGCTGGCGAGCGTCGTCAGCGTCGTCGAAGCCGGCGTGTAGTTGCCGGCGTCGAGCCCGGTGATGGTGAAGCCGGTGGCGGTCACGGTCTTGTTGGTCCCGATCTGCTTTGTACCGAAGAGCGCGGTGCCGCCGGTGAGGCTGACGCTGTCGGTGCCGAGCACGCCGCTCAAGGTCCGTGACGTGATGGTTGCGTTCTTGGTGCCGTCGTAGACCTTGTCGACCGCGGTGAAGGCGCCGCTCACGGCCTTCGGGGTGATGTCGGCGGTGGTCGAGGCCGTCGTGTTGAAGGTGTAGTTGGCCGCGTCGGCGCCGCTGATCGAGATCCCGGTCACCGACACCGGCTTGGCCGTGCCGACGTTCTTGTCCGCGAAACTCGCCGCCGTGGAGGCGTCGGTGAGGAGATCGCCGGCCACCCGGTTGTCGGACAGCGTCACCGAGGCAACGGTGGTGCCGTCGTAGACCTTGTTGACGCCCGCCGCGCTCACCGTGAGGGCTCGAGCGGTGATGGCCGCGGTGGTGCTCGCGGTGGTGTTGAAGGTGTAGTTGGCCGCGTCGGCGCCGCTGATCGAGATCCCGGACACCGACACCGGCTT comes from the Actinomycetota bacterium genome and includes:
- a CDS encoding adenylosuccinate synthase, whose translation is MPGTVVVGTQWGDEGKGKLTDLLAKEMSMVVRYQGGHNAGHTIVVDGEAFALQLVPSGVLYPFITPVIGNGVVVDPGVLLDEVDMLTARGVDCSRLRVSGNAHLIMPYHRELDRVTERYLGKARLGTTKRGIGPAYADKAARVGLRVQDLLDPKIFREKLDVVLKEKNLILAKVYNRLALRADDIAAQYLEELAPRIEPMISDTVDLVHRALEAGQHVLFEGAQATFLDLDQGTYPFVTSSNPCAGGACTGAGVGPRDIQRIIGIAKAYVTRVGAGPFPTELFDEQGELLVERGHEFGTNTGRRRRTGWFDAVMLRHAVRLNSLTEVALTKLDVLDVFDTLKVCVAYEADGERYEHVPYHQSVLHKVTPIYEELPGWHADLTEATSLADLPQAARDYVEFLAAQAGVPVSLVGVGPGREQFVHFAA